A single window of Candidatus Zixiibacteriota bacterium DNA harbors:
- a CDS encoding diheme cytochrome c-553: MQHGLLCRIHEGRFFAVLLCAGALAVLAFVAACSTTGEAKTAQSDPVKRGEYLVTVGGCHDCHSPKVMVDGVPQPDPTRLLSGHPASETMPPLTPEPFDPHGWMVRTNLNITAWAGPWGISYAANLTPHQVTGSGAWTEESFIKAMRTGKHLGAGRPILPPMPWQNLSNMPEEDLKAIFAYMKSLPAIDNMVPQPVPPVTAQ, encoded by the coding sequence ATGCAACACGGTTTGTTGTGTCGGATTCATGAAGGTCGATTTTTTGCGGTGCTGTTGTGCGCCGGAGCGCTGGCGGTGCTTGCGTTCGTGGCTGCGTGCAGCACGACAGGCGAGGCCAAGACCGCGCAGTCCGATCCGGTGAAACGCGGCGAGTACCTGGTGACCGTGGGCGGCTGCCATGACTGCCATTCGCCGAAGGTGATGGTTGACGGCGTCCCGCAGCCGGATCCGACACGTCTGTTGTCGGGGCATCCGGCCAGCGAAACGATGCCGCCGCTTACGCCGGAGCCGTTTGATCCGCACGGCTGGATGGTGCGGACCAATCTCAATATAACGGCGTGGGCCGGGCCGTGGGGGATCTCCTATGCGGCCAACCTGACGCCTCATCAGGTGACCGGTTCAGGCGCCTGGACGGAGGAGTCATTCATCAAGGCCATGAGAACCGGGAAGCATCTCGGCGCCGGTCGGCCGATTCTGCCGCCGATGCCGTGGCAGAATTTGTCGAACATGCCGGAAGAGGACCTGAAGGCGATTTTCGCATATATGAAGTCGCTGCCGGCTATCGACAACATGGTACCGCAGCCGGTCCCCCCGGTGACCGCTCAGTAA
- the ispG gene encoding flavodoxin-dependent (E)-4-hydroxy-3-methylbut-2-enyl-diphosphate synthase encodes MELTYPIQRRKSRAVKIGDVIIGGGFPIAIQSMTTTDTRNVDATVKQVTDLFEAGCDIVRLSVLNHQAADCLPAIRERITGPLVADIHFQYKLALKAIESGFDKIRINPGNIGAEWKVREVTKAAQEREIPIRIGVNSGSLPEDVLARHGHDDPRGFVEAALREVHILEDMNFENIVISVKSTNTHTAFWAYHMLARECDYPLHIGITESGILETGTIKSSVGIGAILMTGIGDTIRVSLAADPIHEPRVAKQILTSCGLGPDGVEVIACPTCGRCQIDMIPLAESISAKTRHIKKPLKVAVMGCAVNGPGEAKAADVGIAGGAGQGMIIKKGEVVARFKEAELESRLLDEIESMTGEKIPRG; translated from the coding sequence CAAGATCGGCGACGTTATTATCGGCGGCGGTTTTCCGATCGCGATCCAGTCGATGACCACGACGGACACGCGCAACGTGGACGCCACGGTCAAGCAGGTCACCGACCTGTTTGAGGCGGGCTGTGATATCGTGCGGCTGTCCGTGCTCAACCACCAGGCTGCCGACTGCCTGCCCGCGATCCGCGAGCGGATAACGGGGCCGCTGGTCGCGGACATTCATTTCCAATACAAGCTCGCGCTGAAGGCGATCGAGTCCGGGTTCGACAAGATACGGATCAATCCCGGGAATATCGGCGCGGAGTGGAAGGTACGCGAAGTCACCAAAGCCGCCCAGGAGCGGGAGATTCCCATCCGTATCGGCGTCAACTCGGGGTCGCTGCCGGAGGATGTGCTCGCCAGGCACGGTCACGACGATCCGCGCGGGTTTGTCGAGGCGGCGCTCCGCGAGGTGCATATTCTCGAAGATATGAATTTCGAGAATATCGTTATTTCGGTGAAATCCACCAATACGCATACGGCGTTCTGGGCGTACCACATGCTGGCCCGGGAGTGCGACTATCCCCTGCATATCGGGATAACCGAGTCGGGAATTCTCGAGACGGGTACGATCAAGTCTTCGGTGGGGATCGGGGCGATCCTGATGACCGGTATCGGGGATACGATTCGTGTGTCGCTGGCGGCGGACCCGATTCACGAACCGCGAGTCGCCAAACAGATTCTGACTTCGTGCGGTCTTGGTCCGGACGGGGTCGAGGTGATTGCCTGCCCGACGTGCGGAAGGTGCCAGATCGACATGATCCCGCTGGCCGAGTCCATCTCGGCCAAGACGCGTCATATCAAAAAACCGCTGAAAGTGGCAGTTATGGGCTGCGCGGTGAACGGTCCCGGGGAGGCGAAGGCGGCCGATGTCGGGATTGCCGGGGGCGCGGGTCAGGGGATGATTATCAAAAAGGGCGAGGTGGTAGCCCGATTCAAGGAAGCGGAGCTGGAGAGTCGGCTTCTGGACGAGATTGAATCGATGACGGGAGAGAAGATTCCCCGGGGGTGA
- a CDS encoding TetR/AcrR family transcriptional regulator, whose protein sequence is MSTIDRKAQLVAEATRLFSRRGFDEVTVKELARVCGITEPAVYRHFVSKDAIYDAVLDSLEERMDCGPLFARLESENDVEVLLHAVATHVITFFTRHDDMHRLLLFSALKEHTKARKVYDVIRGTYVRFLAAQLDRLYRAGAIVEKNNEITARCYIGMVFDCALGRTLWRGMQGKLFGPEEVVANNVPIYARGLRK, encoded by the coding sequence ATGTCGACTATCGACCGAAAAGCGCAACTTGTCGCGGAAGCGACCCGACTGTTCAGCCGGCGGGGATTCGACGAAGTGACGGTTAAAGAACTTGCCCGCGTCTGTGGCATCACCGAACCGGCGGTGTATCGGCATTTTGTATCCAAAGACGCCATCTACGACGCGGTGCTGGATTCGCTCGAGGAGCGGATGGATTGCGGTCCGCTGTTCGCGCGACTGGAATCGGAGAATGACGTCGAAGTGCTCTTGCACGCGGTCGCGACGCACGTCATCACGTTCTTCACCCGCCACGATGATATGCACCGCCTGTTGCTGTTTTCGGCCCTGAAGGAGCACACCAAGGCGCGGAAGGTCTACGACGTCATCCGCGGCACATACGTGCGATTCCTCGCGGCGCAACTCGACCGTCTGTATCGGGCAGGGGCGATCGTGGAAAAGAACAACGAAATCACGGCCCGCTGTTATATCGGGATGGTGTTCGACTGCGCACTGGGCCGGACGCTCTGGCGGGGGATGCAAGGCAAGTTGTTCGGGCCCGAAGAGGTGGTCGCAAACAACGTCCCGATTTACGCACGCGGCCTCCGCAAGTAG